One window of Hypanus sabinus isolate sHypSab1 chromosome 18, sHypSab1.hap1, whole genome shotgun sequence genomic DNA carries:
- the slc2a8 gene encoding solute carrier family 2, facilitated glucose transporter member 8 isoform X3, translating to MSVEERSPLLDPAVQEQQHLRKVRNGNLYLATFAAVLGPLSFGFVLGYSSPAIPELESDVNPDLKLDSTQASWFGSLVTIGAAVGGIVGGWLVDKLGRKLSLMLCGLPFIIGFTVIVGARNIWMLYVGRIVTGLASGITSLVVPVYISETAHPKVRGLLGSCVQLMVVIGIMGAYVGGMVLPWYWLAVLSSVPPTIMVLLMYFMPETPRYLLSRNQYSEALAALAWLRGPEVDYEQECRQIEESCNAQDSKFALSDLKDPTVYKPFLIGIFLMLFQQLSGINAVMFYAETIFEHANFKNGSEGSVIVGVVQVVFTAIAALIMDKAGRKILLAVSALIMSASTAVFGVYFKIWQENFNNSSLHKLDAKSSVSVAADAPTWLPLVCLVVFIAGFAIGCGPIPWLVMSEIFPVRVRGIASGACVLTNWITAFLVTKEFNDLLENITQYGTFWLFSGFCFLNLLFTIFFIPETKGRTLEQIEAHFKVSA from the exons TAAAGTAAGGAACGGGAATTTATACCTGGCCACATTTGCAGCTGTGTTGGGCCCCCTTAGTTTTGGATTTGTTCTTGGTTACAGTTCTCCTGCCATTCCAGAGCTGGAATCTGACGTAAACCCGGATCTGAAACTTGATTCCACTCAGGCTTCCTGGTTTGGG TCCTTAGTTACCATTGGAGCAGCTGTGGGTGGCATCGTAGGAGGATGGCTGGTTGATAAACTTGGCAGAAAGCTAAGTCTGATGTTGTGTGGCCTTCCGTTTATTATTGGGTTTACAGTAATTGTCGGAGCGCGGAATATCTGGATGCTTTACGTTGGGAGAATCGTGACTGGATTAGCCAGTGGAATAACGTCACTAGTTGTGCCA GTTTACATTTCTGAAACAGCTCATCCTAAAGTGCGTGGGCTTTTGGGATCCTGTGTTCAGCTGATGGTGGTAATTGGAATCATGGGTGCATACGTTGGGG GAATGGTTTTGCCTTGGTATTGGCTCGCTGTGCTCTCGTCCGTCCCACCAACCATCATGGTACTACTAATGTATTTCATGCCCGAAACCCCACGATACCTACTGAGTAGAAACCAATACTCGGAAGCACTAGCTGCCCTGGCGTGGCTTCGAGGGCCTGAGGTAGATTATGAGCAGGAATGCAGACAGATTGAAGAGAGCTGCAACGCACAG GATAGCAAATTTGCACTGTCTGATCTTAAAGATCCAACAGTTTACAAGCCTTTCCTTATTGGGATATTTCTGATGCTCTTTCAGCAGTTGAGTGGAATCAATGCTGTTATGTTTTATGCTGAAACCATCTTTGAGCATGCAAATTTTAAG AATGGCAGTGAAGGTTCAGTAATAGTTGGTGTTGTTCAAGTGGTTTTCACTGCAATAGCTGCTCTTATCATGGACAAAGCAGGGAGAAAAATCCTCCTGGCAGTATCAG CTTTGATCATGTCTGCCAGTACAGCAGTCTTTGGGGTATATTTTAAAATCTGGCAAGAAAACTTCAATAACTCTTCTCTTCACAAGCTTGACGCTAAAAGTTCAGTCTCTGTGGCTGCAGATGCTCCAACTTGGTTACCTCTTGTCTGTCTGGTTGTTTTTATAGCAG GGTTTGCTATTGGCTGTGGTCCAATTCCATGGCTGGTGATGTCGGAGATATTTCCGGTAAGGGTGAGAGGCATTGCAAGTGGAGCCTGTGTCCTAACAAACTGGATAACTGCATTCCTAGTAACTAAGGAATTTAATGATCTTCTT GAGAACATAACTCAATATGGGACCTTCTGGCTTTTTTCTGGTTTCTGTTtcctgaatctcctcttcacGATATTCTTCATACCTGAAACCAAAGGGAGAACACTGGAACAAATAGAGGCCCATTTTAAAGTGTCTGCCTGA
- the slc2a8 gene encoding solute carrier family 2, facilitated glucose transporter member 8 isoform X7 yields the protein MSVEERSPLLDPAVQEQQHLRKVRNGNLYLATFAAVLGPLSFGFVLGYSSPAIPELESDVNPDLKLDSTQASWFGSLVTIGAAVGGIVGGWLVDKLGRKLSLMLCGLPFIIGFTVIVGARNIWMLYVGRIVTGLASGITSLVVPVYISETAHPKVRGLLGSCVQLMVVIGIMGAYVGGMVLPWYWLAVLSSVPPTIMVLLMYFMPETPRYLLSRNQYSEALAALAWLRGPEVDYEQECRQIEESCNAQDSKFALSDLKDPTVYKPFLIGIFLMLFQQLSGINAVMFYAETIFEHANFKNGSEGSVIVGVVQVVFTAIAALIMDKAGRKILLAVSALIMSASTAVFGVYFKIWQENFNNSSLHKLDAKSSVSVAADAPTWLPLVCLVVFIAGAKPSLRTPGIRAMLSFHCYHQKGGTGALCLTPSGSVTMITLQPSGS from the exons TAAAGTAAGGAACGGGAATTTATACCTGGCCACATTTGCAGCTGTGTTGGGCCCCCTTAGTTTTGGATTTGTTCTTGGTTACAGTTCTCCTGCCATTCCAGAGCTGGAATCTGACGTAAACCCGGATCTGAAACTTGATTCCACTCAGGCTTCCTGGTTTGGG TCCTTAGTTACCATTGGAGCAGCTGTGGGTGGCATCGTAGGAGGATGGCTGGTTGATAAACTTGGCAGAAAGCTAAGTCTGATGTTGTGTGGCCTTCCGTTTATTATTGGGTTTACAGTAATTGTCGGAGCGCGGAATATCTGGATGCTTTACGTTGGGAGAATCGTGACTGGATTAGCCAGTGGAATAACGTCACTAGTTGTGCCA GTTTACATTTCTGAAACAGCTCATCCTAAAGTGCGTGGGCTTTTGGGATCCTGTGTTCAGCTGATGGTGGTAATTGGAATCATGGGTGCATACGTTGGGG GAATGGTTTTGCCTTGGTATTGGCTCGCTGTGCTCTCGTCCGTCCCACCAACCATCATGGTACTACTAATGTATTTCATGCCCGAAACCCCACGATACCTACTGAGTAGAAACCAATACTCGGAAGCACTAGCTGCCCTGGCGTGGCTTCGAGGGCCTGAGGTAGATTATGAGCAGGAATGCAGACAGATTGAAGAGAGCTGCAACGCACAG GATAGCAAATTTGCACTGTCTGATCTTAAAGATCCAACAGTTTACAAGCCTTTCCTTATTGGGATATTTCTGATGCTCTTTCAGCAGTTGAGTGGAATCAATGCTGTTATGTTTTATGCTGAAACCATCTTTGAGCATGCAAATTTTAAG AATGGCAGTGAAGGTTCAGTAATAGTTGGTGTTGTTCAAGTGGTTTTCACTGCAATAGCTGCTCTTATCATGGACAAAGCAGGGAGAAAAATCCTCCTGGCAGTATCAG CTTTGATCATGTCTGCCAGTACAGCAGTCTTTGGGGTATATTTTAAAATCTGGCAAGAAAACTTCAATAACTCTTCTCTTCACAAGCTTGACGCTAAAAGTTCAGTCTCTGTGGCTGCAGATGCTCCAACTTGGTTACCTCTTGTCTGTCTGGTTGTTTTTATAGCAG GTGCaaagccatcattaaggacacccggcatccgggccatgctctcttttcactgctaccatcagaaaggaggtacaggagccttgtgtctcacaccatcaggttcagtgACAATGATCAcccttcaaccgtcaggctcctga